The Pseudomonas fluorescens genome includes a window with the following:
- a CDS encoding ABC transporter ATP-binding protein/permease, which translates to MNQNAEYSAVNDAVRGQFFRRVWQMTTPYWRSEEKGKAWTLLIAVIALSLFSVAISVWVNSWYKDFYNALQEKNSAAFWQLILYFCGIAAVAILGAVYRLYLTQMLTIRWRAWLTEQHFARWLSDKNYYRLEQGGYTDNPDQRISEDLNSFTTNTLSLGLGLLRTVVSLVSFSIILWGVSGSIEVLGYTIPGYMFWCALVYAAVGSWLTHLIGRRLIGLNNNQQRFEADLRFSMVRVRENAESIALYNGEPNENRRLSGRFGLVWHNFWDIMRVSKRLTFFTSGYGQIAIIFPFIVAAPRYFAGKIQLGELMQINSAFGNVQENFSWFISAYADLAAWRATCDRLLSFRQAMSDNEDRVPAIDVQNQGDGLKVQHLGLDLADGRHLLDNADMTVEPGERVMLSGRSGSGKSTLLRAMGHLWPAGHGTIRLPAARYLFLPQKPYLPIGSLREVLSYPQAGDIYPNERYVQVLETCRLPHLIARLDESNHWQRMLSPGEQQRLAFARALLYAPQWLYMDEATSAMDEEDEATLYQALIDQLPGLSIVSVGHRSSLKRFHPRHVRIENGQLVERTVTA; encoded by the coding sequence ATGAATCAGAACGCTGAATATTCCGCGGTCAATGACGCGGTGCGCGGCCAGTTTTTCCGCCGTGTCTGGCAAATGACCACGCCGTACTGGCGCAGTGAGGAGAAGGGCAAGGCCTGGACGCTGTTAATTGCCGTCATCGCACTCTCGCTGTTCAGCGTGGCGATCTCGGTGTGGGTCAACAGTTGGTACAAGGATTTCTACAACGCCCTGCAGGAGAAGAACAGCGCGGCGTTCTGGCAGTTGATCCTGTACTTCTGTGGTATCGCGGCGGTGGCGATCCTGGGCGCCGTTTATCGCTTGTACCTCACGCAGATGCTCACTATCCGCTGGCGGGCCTGGCTCACCGAGCAGCATTTCGCCCGTTGGCTCAGTGACAAGAACTATTACCGGCTGGAGCAGGGCGGCTACACCGATAACCCGGACCAGCGGATTTCCGAAGACCTCAACAGTTTCACCACCAACACCCTGAGCCTGGGCTTGGGATTGCTGCGCACCGTGGTCAGCCTGGTGTCGTTCTCGATCATTTTGTGGGGCGTGTCGGGCAGTATCGAGGTGCTCGGCTACACCATCCCGGGTTACATGTTCTGGTGTGCCCTGGTGTATGCGGCGGTGGGCAGTTGGTTGACGCACCTGATCGGCCGACGCCTGATCGGTCTGAACAACAACCAGCAACGTTTCGAAGCCGACCTGCGTTTCTCCATGGTGCGGGTGCGAGAGAACGCCGAGAGCATTGCGTTGTACAACGGCGAACCGAACGAGAACCGTCGCCTGAGCGGGCGTTTCGGCCTGGTCTGGCACAACTTCTGGGACATCATGCGGGTGTCCAAGCGCTTGACGTTCTTCACCTCCGGCTACGGCCAGATCGCGATCATCTTCCCGTTCATCGTCGCCGCGCCGCGTTATTTCGCCGGCAAGATCCAATTGGGCGAGCTCATGCAGATCAACTCGGCGTTCGGCAATGTGCAGGAGAACTTCAGCTGGTTCATCAGCGCCTACGCCGACCTCGCCGCGTGGCGCGCCACCTGCGATCGTCTGCTGAGTTTCCGCCAGGCCATGAGCGACAACGAAGACCGCGTGCCGGCCATTGACGTACAAAACCAGGGCGATGGGTTGAAGGTTCAGCACTTGGGGTTGGACTTGGCCGATGGTCGCCATCTGCTCGATAACGCCGACATGACCGTGGAACCGGGCGAGCGGGTGATGCTCAGTGGCCGTTCGGGCAGCGGTAAATCGACCCTGCTGCGGGCGATGGGGCATTTGTGGCCGGCGGGGCACGGGACGATCCGGCTTCCGGCCGCGCGTTACCTGTTCCTGCCGCAGAAGCCTTATCTACCGATTGGCAGCCTGCGTGAGGTATTGAGTTATCCACAGGCCGGCGATATCTACCCCAACGAACGTTATGTCCAGGTGCTGGAAACCTGCCGCCTGCCGCACCTGATTGCGCGGCTGGATGAAAGCAACCACTGGCAGCGCATGCTCTCGCCCGGCGAGCAACAACGCCTGGCCTTTGCCCGTGCATTGCTTTATGCACCGCAATGGTTGTACATGGACGAAGCCACGTCGGCGATGGATGAAGAAGACGAAGCCACGCTGTACCAGGCGCTGATCGACCAGTTGCCGGGCCTGAGCATCGTCAGCGTTGGCCACCGAAGCAGTTTGAAACGTTTCCATCCGCGACATGTGCGTATCGAAAATGGCCAACTGGTGGAGCGTACTGTGACCGCTTGA
- a CDS encoding response regulator transcription factor has product MSDEIQVDGEELPHLLLVDDDATFTRVMARAMSRRGFRVSTAGSAEEGLTIAQADLPDYAALDLKMDGDSGLVLLPKLLELDPEMRVVILTGYSSIATAVEAIKRGACNYLCKPADADDVLAALLSEHADLDTLVPENPMSVDRLQWEHIQRVLTEHEGNISATARALGMHRRTLQRKLQKRPVRR; this is encoded by the coding sequence ATGAGTGACGAGATCCAAGTCGACGGCGAAGAACTGCCGCACCTGTTGCTGGTGGATGACGACGCCACGTTCACCCGCGTCATGGCCCGGGCCATGTCCCGCCGCGGTTTTCGCGTCAGCACCGCAGGTTCTGCCGAAGAAGGCCTGACCATCGCCCAGGCCGACCTGCCGGACTACGCCGCCCTGGACCTGAAGATGGACGGCGATTCCGGCCTGGTACTGCTGCCCAAGCTGCTGGAGCTGGACCCGGAGATGCGCGTGGTGATCCTCACCGGTTATTCGAGCATCGCCACCGCGGTCGAGGCCATCAAGCGCGGTGCCTGCAATTACCTGTGCAAACCGGCGGACGCCGATGATGTACTGGCGGCGCTGTTGTCCGAGCACGCCGACCTCGACACCCTGGTGCCGGAAAACCCCATGTCGGTGGATCGCCTGCAGTGGGAGCACATCCAGCGGGTGCTGACCGAGCACGAAGGCAATATCTCTGCGACGGCCCGAGCCCTGGGCATGCACCGGCGGACCTTGCAGCGCAAATTGCAAAAGCGACCCGTGCGTCGCTGA
- a CDS encoding FadR/GntR family transcriptional regulator, with the protein MENPIEVPRFPRKRRSLAQELVTVLTEQIRDGLLKRGDKLPTESAIMEAHGVSRTVVREAISRLQAAGQVETRHGIGTFVLDTPSPSGFRIDPATVVTLRDVLAILELRISLEVESAGLAAQRRSDEQLAAMRAALDALNESAAHASDAVASDFAFHLEIALSTGNRYFTDIMTHLGTSIIPRTRVNSARLAHDDQQRYMNRLSREHEEIYDAIARQDSEAARAAMRLHLTNSRERLRQAHEEAQAQG; encoded by the coding sequence ATGGAAAACCCGATCGAAGTACCACGCTTTCCCCGCAAGCGCCGCAGCCTGGCGCAGGAGCTGGTGACGGTGTTGACCGAGCAGATTCGCGACGGCCTGCTCAAGCGCGGCGATAAATTGCCCACCGAGTCGGCGATCATGGAAGCCCATGGCGTCAGCCGAACCGTGGTGCGCGAGGCGATTTCCCGCTTGCAGGCGGCCGGCCAGGTGGAAACCCGCCATGGCATCGGCACTTTCGTGCTGGACACGCCGAGTCCGAGCGGTTTTCGCATCGACCCGGCCACCGTGGTCACCTTGCGTGACGTGCTGGCGATCCTGGAGTTGCGCATCAGCCTGGAAGTGGAATCCGCCGGGTTGGCGGCGCAGCGACGCAGCGACGAGCAACTGGCCGCCATGCGCGCCGCCCTCGACGCCTTGAACGAAAGCGCCGCCCACGCCAGCGATGCGGTGGCCTCGGACTTCGCCTTCCACCTGGAAATCGCTCTGTCCACCGGCAACCGCTACTTCACCGACATCATGACCCACCTGGGCACCAGCATCATTCCGCGTACCCGGGTGAACTCGGCGCGCCTGGCCCACGATGACCAGCAGCGCTACATGAACCGCCTGAGCCGTGAGCACGAGGAGATCTACGACGCCATCGCCCGCCAGGACTCCGAGGCGGCGCGTGCGGCCATGCGTTTGCACCTGACCAACAGCCGTGAAAGGCTGCGCCAGGCCCATGAAGAGGCGCAGGCGCAGGGCTGA
- the kdgD gene encoding 5-dehydro-4-deoxyglucarate dehydratase, with the protein MNPQELKSILSSGLLSFPVTDFTAQGDFNRASYIKRLEWLAPYGASALFAAGGTGEFFSLAASEYSQVIKTAVDTCATSVPILAGVGGATRQAIEYAQEAERLGAKGLLLLPHYLTEASQDGVAAHVEAVCKSVKIGVVVYNRNVCRLNATQLERLAERCPNLIGYKDGLGDIELMVSIRRRLGDRFSYLGGLPTAEVYAAAYKALGVPVYSSAVFNFIPKTAMDFYHAIARDDHETVGKIIDDFFLPYLDIRNRKAGYAVSIVKAGAKIVGYDAGPVRTPLTDLLPEEYEALAALIDKQGKQ; encoded by the coding sequence ATGAATCCACAAGAACTGAAGTCCATCCTCTCGTCTGGCCTGCTGTCGTTCCCGGTCACCGATTTCACTGCCCAAGGCGATTTCAATCGCGCCAGCTACATCAAGCGTCTCGAGTGGCTGGCCCCGTACGGCGCTTCTGCGCTGTTCGCAGCAGGCGGCACCGGTGAATTCTTCTCCCTGGCCGCCAGCGAGTATTCGCAAGTCATCAAGACCGCCGTCGATACCTGCGCCACCAGCGTGCCAATTCTTGCCGGTGTTGGCGGTGCCACTCGCCAGGCCATCGAATACGCTCAAGAAGCCGAGCGCCTGGGCGCCAAGGGCCTGTTGCTGCTGCCGCACTACCTGACCGAAGCCAGCCAAGACGGCGTCGCCGCCCACGTTGAAGCCGTGTGCAAATCGGTGAAAATCGGCGTGGTGGTGTACAACCGCAACGTTTGCCGCCTGAACGCCACTCAGCTGGAACGCCTGGCCGAGCGCTGCCCGAACCTGATCGGCTACAAGGATGGCCTGGGTGATATCGAGCTGATGGTGTCGATCCGTCGTCGCCTCGGCGATCGTTTCAGCTACCTGGGCGGCCTGCCGACCGCTGAAGTCTATGCCGCGGCCTACAAGGCCCTGGGCGTGCCGGTCTACTCCTCGGCGGTGTTCAACTTCATTCCGAAAACCGCGATGGACTTCTACCACGCCATTGCCCGCGACGATCACGAGACCGTCGGCAAAATCATCGACGACTTCTTCCTGCCTTACCTGGACATCCGCAACCGCAAGGCCGGTTACGCGGTGAGCATCGTCAAGGCCGGCGCGAAAATCGTCGGCTACGACGCAGGTCCTGTGCGCACGCCGCTGACCGATCTGCTGCCAGAAGAATACGAAGCCCTGGCCGCGCTGATCGACAAGCAAGGCAAGCAATAA
- a CDS encoding MFS transporter — protein sequence MQATKPTHVRYLILLMLFLVTTINYADRATIAIAGSSLQKDLGIDAVTLGYIFSAFGWAYVAGQIPGGWLLDRFGSKKIYALSIFTWSLFTVLQGYVGEFGMSTAVVALFMLRFLVGLAEAPSFPGNARIVAAWFPTAERGTASAIFNSAQYFATVLFAPLMGWIVYRFGWQHVFIVMGVIGIVFSLIWLKVIYSPRQHPMINEAEFNHIAANGAMVDMDQDKGKEKKADGPKWDYIRQLLTNRMMLGVYLGQYCINGITYFFLTWFPVYLVQERGMTILKAGFIASLPAICGFIGGVLGGVISDYLLRKGHSLTFARKTPIIAGLLVSSSIVACNYVDIEWMVVGFMALAFFGKGVGALGWAVVSDTSPKQIAGLSGGLFNTFGNLASITTPIVIGYIISSTGSFKWALVFVGCNALMAVFSYLVIVGPIKRVVLKEPTAKDAGISSLSEAKS from the coding sequence ATGCAAGCGACCAAGCCGACGCACGTCCGCTATTTGATCCTGCTCATGCTGTTTTTGGTGACGACGATCAACTATGCCGACCGTGCCACCATCGCGATCGCAGGCTCCAGCCTGCAAAAAGACCTCGGCATCGATGCCGTTACCCTCGGTTATATCTTCTCCGCTTTCGGCTGGGCCTACGTGGCTGGGCAGATTCCTGGCGGCTGGCTGCTCGACCGTTTCGGCTCGAAAAAAATCTATGCCTTGAGCATTTTCACCTGGTCGTTGTTCACCGTGCTGCAAGGCTATGTCGGTGAATTCGGCATGTCCACGGCCGTGGTTGCGCTGTTCATGTTGCGCTTCCTGGTGGGGTTGGCCGAAGCGCCGTCCTTCCCGGGCAACGCACGGATCGTCGCCGCCTGGTTCCCCACCGCAGAACGCGGCACCGCCTCGGCGATTTTCAACTCGGCGCAGTATTTCGCCACCGTGTTGTTCGCACCGCTGATGGGCTGGATCGTCTACCGTTTCGGCTGGCAGCACGTGTTCATCGTGATGGGCGTGATCGGTATCGTGTTCTCGCTGATCTGGCTGAAAGTGATCTACAGCCCGCGCCAGCACCCGATGATCAACGAAGCCGAGTTCAATCACATCGCCGCCAACGGCGCGATGGTCGACATGGACCAGGACAAGGGCAAGGAAAAGAAAGCCGACGGTCCGAAGTGGGATTACATCCGTCAACTGCTGACCAACCGCATGATGCTCGGCGTGTACCTGGGCCAATACTGCATCAACGGCATCACGTACTTCTTCCTGACCTGGTTCCCGGTGTACCTGGTGCAGGAACGCGGCATGACCATCCTCAAGGCCGGTTTCATCGCGTCCTTGCCGGCGATCTGCGGTTTCATCGGCGGTGTCCTTGGCGGGGTGATTTCCGATTACCTGCTGCGCAAGGGCCACTCGCTGACCTTCGCCCGCAAGACGCCGATCATCGCCGGCCTGCTGGTTTCCAGCAGCATCGTGGCCTGCAACTACGTGGACATCGAATGGATGGTGGTGGGCTTCATGGCCCTGGCCTTCTTCGGTAAAGGCGTGGGCGCGCTGGGCTGGGCCGTGGTGTCCGACACCTCGCCAAAACAGATCGCCGGTCTGAGCGGTGGCCTGTTCAACACCTTCGGCAACCTGGCGTCGATCACCACGCCAATCGTCATCGGCTACATCATCAGCTCCACCGGTTCGTTCAAATGGGCATTGGTGTTCGTCGGTTGCAACGCGCTGATGGCGGTGTTCAGCTACCTGGTCATCGTTGGGCCGATCAAGCGTGTGGTGCTCAAGGAACCAACGGCCAAGGATGCCGGCATCTCCAGCCTGTCTGAAGCTAAATCCTGA
- a CDS encoding aldehyde dehydrogenase family protein, translating to MADSKRFDNYINGQWVAGADYCTNINPSDLSDVIGEYAKADAAQVNAAIEAARAAFPAWSTSGIQARHDALDKVGSEILARREELGQLLAREEGKTLPEAIGEVTRAGNIFKFFAGECLRLSGDYVPSVRPGVNVEVTREALGVVGLITPWNFPIAIPAWKIAPALAYGNCVVIKPAELVPGCAWALAEIISRAGFPAGAFNLVMGSGRVVGDILVNSPKVDGISFTGSVGVGRQIAVNCVSRQAKVQLEMGGKNPQIILDDADLKQAVELAVQSAFYSTGQRCTASSRLIVTAGIHDKFVAAMAERMQSIKVGHALKAGTDIGPVVSEAQLSQDLKYIDIGQSEGARLVSGGGLVTCDTEGYFLAPTLFADSEASMRISREEIFGPVANVVRVADYEAALAMANDTEFGLSAGIATTSLKYANHFKRHSQAGMVMVNLPTAGVDYHVPFGGRKGSSYGSREQGRYAQEFYTVVKTSYIGS from the coding sequence GTGGCAGATTCAAAGCGTTTCGATAACTACATCAACGGTCAGTGGGTGGCCGGTGCTGACTATTGCACCAACATCAACCCGTCTGACCTGTCCGATGTCATCGGTGAATACGCCAAGGCTGACGCAGCGCAAGTCAATGCCGCCATCGAAGCCGCCCGCGCCGCGTTTCCGGCCTGGTCGACCTCAGGCATCCAGGCCCGTCACGATGCGCTGGACAAAGTCGGTAGCGAGATCCTCGCCCGCCGTGAAGAACTCGGCCAATTGCTGGCCCGGGAAGAGGGCAAGACCCTGCCCGAAGCCATCGGCGAAGTGACCCGCGCCGGTAACATTTTCAAATTCTTCGCCGGTGAATGCCTGCGCCTGTCCGGCGATTACGTGCCGTCGGTGCGTCCGGGCGTCAACGTCGAAGTCACCCGCGAAGCCCTGGGTGTGGTCGGCCTGATCACCCCCTGGAACTTCCCGATTGCCATTCCCGCGTGGAAAATCGCCCCGGCCCTGGCCTACGGCAACTGCGTGGTGATCAAACCCGCCGAATTGGTGCCGGGCTGTGCCTGGGCCCTGGCGGAAATCATTTCCCGCGCCGGTTTCCCGGCCGGTGCGTTCAACCTGGTGATGGGCAGCGGCCGTGTGGTCGGCGACATTCTGGTCAACAGCCCGAAAGTCGACGGCATCAGCTTCACCGGTTCCGTGGGCGTGGGCCGGCAGATCGCGGTCAACTGCGTGTCGCGACAAGCCAAGGTTCAGTTGGAGATGGGCGGCAAGAACCCGCAGATCATCCTCGACGACGCCGACCTCAAGCAAGCCGTCGAACTGGCGGTGCAGAGCGCGTTCTACTCCACCGGTCAACGTTGCACGGCCTCCAGTCGCCTGATCGTCACCGCTGGCATTCACGACAAGTTCGTCGCGGCGATGGCCGAGCGCATGCAGTCGATCAAGGTCGGTCATGCGTTGAAGGCCGGCACTGACATCGGCCCGGTGGTTTCCGAAGCCCAGCTCAGCCAGGACTTGAAGTACATCGACATTGGCCAGAGCGAAGGTGCGCGGCTGGTGAGCGGTGGTGGCTTGGTGACCTGCGACACCGAAGGTTACTTCCTGGCGCCGACCCTGTTCGCCGACAGCGAAGCCTCGATGCGCATCAGCCGCGAAGAGATCTTCGGCCCTGTGGCCAACGTCGTGCGCGTGGCCGACTACGAGGCGGCGCTGGCAATGGCCAACGACACCGAGTTCGGTCTGTCCGCCGGTATCGCTACCACCTCGCTGAAGTATGCCAACCACTTCAAGCGCCATTCCCAGGCGGGCATGGTGATGGTCAACCTGCCGACCGCCGGCGTGGATTACCACGTGCCGTTCGGCGGTCGCAAAGGTTCGTCCTATGGTTCGCGTGAGCAAGGCCGCTACGCGCAAGAGTTCTACACCGTGGTTAAAACTTCTTACATCGGATCGTAA
- the garD gene encoding galactarate dehydratase — protein sequence MQLIEHADSPRYIRLHERDNVVIVVNDQGVPAGTEFPDGLVTVDFVPQSHKVTLEDIPQGGEVIRYGQVIGYALQPIPRGSWVKEDQLRMPTAPPLDSLPLSTDVPVADAPLEGYTFEGYRNADGTVGTRNILGITTTVQCVTGVLDHAVKRIKDELLPKYPNVDDVVALTHSYGCGVAITATDAYIPIRTVRNLARNPNLGGEALVISLGCEKLQAGQVMHENDSSVDLSEPWLYRLQDSSHGFTEMIEQIMELAETRLKKLDQRRRETVPASELILGMQCGGSDAFSGITANPALGYASDLLLRAGATVMFSEVTEVRDAIYLLTSRAQTQEVAQELVREMDWYDRYLAKGEADRSANTTPGNKKGGLSNIVEKSLGSIVKSGSSAINGVLGPGERFKQKGLIFCATPASDFVCGTLQLAAGMNLHVFTTGRGTPYGLAMAPVVKVSTRTELAQRWPDLIDIDAGRIATGRATIEELGWELFHYYLDVASGKKQTWAERHKLHNDITLFNPAPIT from the coding sequence ATGCAACTGATTGAACATGCCGATTCGCCGCGTTACATCCGCCTGCACGAGCGGGACAATGTGGTGATCGTCGTCAATGACCAAGGCGTACCGGCCGGGACCGAGTTCCCGGACGGCCTGGTTACCGTGGACTTTGTCCCCCAGAGCCACAAGGTCACCCTGGAAGATATTCCCCAGGGTGGCGAGGTGATTCGCTACGGCCAGGTCATTGGCTACGCGTTGCAACCGATTCCCCGTGGCAGCTGGGTCAAGGAAGACCAGTTGCGCATGCCCACCGCGCCGCCGCTGGACAGCCTGCCGCTGTCCACCGATGTGCCGGTGGCCGATGCGCCGCTGGAGGGCTACACCTTCGAGGGTTATCGCAACGCCGACGGCACCGTCGGCACGCGCAACATCCTGGGCATCACCACCACGGTGCAGTGCGTGACCGGGGTGCTGGACCACGCGGTCAAGCGCATCAAGGATGAGCTGCTGCCCAAGTACCCGAACGTCGATGACGTGGTGGCGCTGACCCACAGCTACGGTTGCGGCGTGGCGATCACCGCCACCGATGCGTACATCCCGATCCGCACCGTGCGCAACCTGGCACGCAACCCGAACCTGGGCGGCGAGGCACTGGTGATCAGCCTGGGCTGCGAGAAATTGCAGGCCGGGCAGGTGATGCACGAAAACGACAGTTCAGTGGATCTCAGCGAGCCGTGGTTGTATCGCTTGCAAGATTCCAGTCACGGTTTCACCGAAATGATCGAGCAGATCATGGAGCTGGCCGAAACCCGCTTGAAGAAACTCGACCAGCGCCGCCGCGAAACCGTGCCGGCGTCGGAGCTGATCCTGGGCATGCAGTGCGGTGGCAGCGATGCGTTTTCCGGCATCACCGCCAACCCGGCGCTCGGCTACGCCTCGGACCTGCTGCTGCGGGCGGGGGCGACGGTGATGTTTTCCGAAGTCACCGAAGTGCGCGATGCGATCTACCTGCTGACCTCCCGGGCGCAAACCCAGGAAGTCGCCCAGGAGCTGGTGCGGGAAATGGACTGGTACGACCGCTACCTGGCCAAGGGCGAAGCCGATCGCAGTGCCAACACCACGCCAGGCAACAAGAAGGGCGGGCTGTCGAACATCGTCGAAAAATCCCTGGGCTCGATCGTCAAGTCTGGCAGCAGCGCGATCAACGGTGTGCTCGGCCCGGGCGAACGCTTCAAGCAAAAGGGCCTGATCTTCTGCGCCACACCGGCCAGCGATTTTGTCTGCGGCACGTTGCAACTGGCGGCGGGGATGAACCTGCACGTGTTCACCACCGGCCGAGGCACGCCGTACGGCTTGGCGATGGCCCCGGTAGTGAAAGTCTCGACCCGCACCGAACTGGCCCAGCGCTGGCCGGACCTGATCGACATCGATGCCGGTCGCATCGCCACTGGACGCGCGACCATCGAGGAACTGGGTTGGGAGCTGTTCCACTACTACCTGGACGTGGCCAGCGGCAAGAAGCAGACCTGGGCCGAGCGGCACAAGTTGCACAACGACATCACCTTGTTCAACCCGGCGCCGATTACCTGA
- a CDS encoding ATP-binding protein, protein MLAPLQMTSASRQNLWRLTFIRILVLAAQAGSVGLAYWFDLLPLPWLQLAITLVCSSVLCALTAVRLRTSWPVTELEYAVQLACDLFIHSALLYFSGGSTNPFVSYYLVPLTIAAVTLPWRFSLILSGIALALYTLLLARFYPLETFPIARENLQIYGMWLSFALAAAVITFFAARMAEELRRQEELRAIRREEGLRDEQLLAVATQAAGAAHELGTPLATMSVLLKEMRQDHHDPALQEDLSVLQDQVKLCKETLQYLVRAAEANRRLDIDMQAVTFWLDDALNRWHLMRPEASYRFQCLGKGVVPRMAPPPDLTQALLNLLNNAADACPEGLEVALDWNAYELTISIRDHGAGVPLAIAEQIGKPFYTTKGKGFGLGLFLSKASVTRAGGSVKLYPHEEGGTLTELRLPHADRGDEYE, encoded by the coding sequence ATGCTCGCCCCTTTGCAAATGACATCCGCCTCTCGCCAGAACCTCTGGCGCCTGACATTCATCCGCATTCTGGTCCTGGCGGCCCAGGCCGGCTCGGTGGGGCTCGCCTATTGGTTCGACCTGCTGCCGCTGCCCTGGCTGCAACTGGCGATCACCCTGGTCTGTTCCAGTGTGCTCTGCGCGCTGACGGCCGTCCGCCTGCGCACCTCGTGGCCAGTGACCGAGCTTGAATACGCCGTGCAACTGGCCTGTGACCTGTTTATCCACAGCGCGCTGCTGTATTTCTCCGGCGGCTCCACCAACCCCTTCGTCTCTTATTACCTGGTGCCGCTGACCATCGCCGCGGTGACGTTGCCGTGGCGGTTTTCGCTGATTCTTTCCGGCATCGCCCTGGCGCTGTACACCTTGCTGCTGGCGCGTTTCTACCCGCTGGAAACCTTTCCCATCGCTCGGGAAAACCTGCAGATCTACGGCATGTGGCTGAGTTTCGCCCTGGCCGCGGCAGTCATTACGTTTTTTGCCGCGCGCATGGCCGAGGAGCTGCGCCGCCAGGAAGAACTGCGGGCCATTCGCCGTGAAGAGGGCCTGCGGGACGAGCAATTGCTGGCCGTGGCGACCCAGGCCGCCGGTGCCGCCCATGAATTGGGCACGCCGCTGGCGACCATGAGCGTGCTGCTCAAGGAGATGCGCCAGGATCATCATGATCCAGCATTGCAGGAAGATCTCAGCGTGTTGCAGGATCAGGTCAAGCTCTGCAAGGAAACGCTGCAATACTTGGTACGCGCGGCCGAGGCTAACCGCCGGCTGGACATCGACATGCAAGCAGTCACCTTCTGGCTCGACGATGCCCTGAACCGCTGGCACCTGATGCGCCCGGAAGCCAGTTATCGCTTCCAATGCCTGGGCAAGGGCGTGGTACCGCGCATGGCGCCGCCGCCGGACCTGACCCAGGCGCTGCTGAACCTGCTGAACAACGCCGCCGACGCTTGCCCCGAAGGGCTGGAAGTGGCGTTGGATTGGAATGCCTATGAGCTGACCATCAGTATTCGCGACCACGGCGCCGGTGTGCCGCTGGCGATTGCCGAGCAGATCGGCAAGCCGTTCTATACCACCAAGGGCAAAGGTTTCGGCCTGGGCCTGTTTTTGAGCAAAGCCAGCGTGACACGCGCCGGCGGCTCGGTGAAACTCTACCCCCATGAGGAAGGCGGCACGCTCACCGAGCTGCGCCTGCCCCATGCCGACCGAGGAGACGAATATGAGTGA
- a CDS encoding AEC family transporter — translation MLAIFLETLNITAPVFAMLFLGVLLKRIYWINDNFIHIASSLVFNVTMPALLFLGILHADLHAALQPDLLIYFSIATLVSFSMAWGWSIWRCPREDRGIYTQGAFRGNNGVIGLALAASMYGDYGISLGAILAALVILFYNTLSTIVLAVYSPVIKSDPWSICKSVISNPLIISVIVAAPFAYWHIGLPNWFETSAKYLSQMTLPLALICIGGTLSLAALRKSGKMALSSSLVKMVGLPLLTTLGAWLWGFRGAELGILFLYFGSPTAAASYVMARAADGNHELAAAIIVITTLMAAITTNLGIFVLQWGGWI, via the coding sequence ATGCTGGCAATTTTCCTCGAAACCCTGAACATCACCGCACCGGTGTTTGCCATGCTGTTTCTGGGGGTGTTGCTCAAGCGCATCTATTGGATCAACGACAACTTCATCCACATCGCCTCGTCCCTGGTGTTCAACGTCACCATGCCGGCGCTGTTGTTCCTCGGCATCCTCCATGCCGACCTGCACGCGGCGTTGCAGCCGGACCTGCTGATTTATTTCTCCATCGCCACCCTGGTGAGTTTTTCCATGGCCTGGGGCTGGTCGATCTGGCGTTGCCCGCGAGAGGATCGCGGCATCTATACCCAGGGTGCGTTTCGCGGCAACAACGGCGTGATTGGCTTGGCGTTGGCGGCGAGCATGTACGGCGACTACGGGATTTCCCTGGGGGCGATCCTCGCGGCGTTGGTGATCCTGTTCTACAACACCTTGTCGACCATCGTGCTGGCGGTCTATAGCCCGGTGATCAAGTCCGATCCGTGGAGCATCTGCAAAAGCGTGATCAGCAACCCGCTGATCATCAGCGTGATCGTCGCTGCACCGTTCGCTTATTGGCACATCGGCCTGCCGAACTGGTTCGAAACCTCGGCCAAATACCTGTCGCAAATGACCTTGCCCCTGGCGCTGATTTGCATCGGCGGCACGCTGTCGCTGGCGGCGTTGCGCAAGAGCGGTAAGATGGCCCTGAGTTCGAGCCTGGTTAAAATGGTCGGCCTGCCGCTGCTGACCACCCTCGGGGCCTGGCTCTGGGGCTTTCGCGGTGCGGAGCTGGGGATTCTGTTCCTGTACTTCGGCAGCCCCACCGCCGCCGCCAGTTACGTCATGGCCCGCGCGGCCGATGGCAACCATGAACTGGCGGCGGCGATCATCGTCATCACCACGCTGATGGCGGCGATTACCACCAACCTGGGGATCTTTGTGTTGCAGTGGGGTGGGTGGATCTAG